Proteins encoded by one window of Cannabis sativa cultivar Pink pepper isolate KNU-18-1 chromosome 4, ASM2916894v1, whole genome shotgun sequence:
- the LOC115712062 gene encoding polyadenylate-binding protein 3 isoform X2, which yields MVHSKGVCARVDYACTPEEVQQHFQSCGTVNRVTILTDKFGQPKGFAYVEFVETEAVQEALLLSESELHGRQLKVMPKRTNVPGMKQYRPRRFNPYSGYRFRRPYVPPYFYSPYGYGKVPRFRRSARYMPYY from the exons ATGGTACATTCCAAAGGAGTGTGTGCCAgg GTTGATTATGCATGCACACCTGAAGAAGTGCAGCAGCATTTCCAATCGTGCGGTACTGTTAATAGAGTGACTATACTGACAGATAAATTTGGCCAACCAAAGGGTTTTGCATACGTAGAATTTGTAGAAACTGAAGCTGTTCAAGAGGCACTTCTTCTGAGTGAATCCGAGCTACATGGCCGGCAATTGAAG GTTATGCCTAAGAGAACCAATGTTCCTGGGATGAAGCAGTACCGCCCTAGACGTTTCAATCCTTATTCAGGCTATCGCTTCAGGCGGCCATATGTTCCACCTTACTTCTATTCTCCTTATGGATATGG GAAGGTTCCCCGATTCAGAAGGTCAGCCCGATACATGCCCTACTATTAG